One part of the Trichoplusia ni isolate ovarian cell line Hi5 chromosome 2, tn1, whole genome shotgun sequence genome encodes these proteins:
- the LOC113503978 gene encoding 2-amino-3-ketobutyrate coenzyme A ligase, mitochondrial: protein MALRSQLLRNFFNGTPTRRFHELKEKERAGVATLREVLEDRLREIKRAKTWKHERILTSPQDTKVKVQGVEGEFLNFCANNYLGLSNHPEVVEAAREGLKKYGAGLSSVRFICGTQTIHKELENRLAQFHQREDAILYGSCFDANAGLFESMLTPEDAVFSDALNHASIIDGIRLCKAQKFRYPHRDLNELEHLLAHSEARIKLIVTDGVFSMDGTVAPIQGLRDLADKYRALLAVDDSHATGFFGETGRGTEEYCGLLGAADIICSTLGKAVSGAAGGYTTGPKELITLLRNVSRPYLFSNAPPPPVVAASLKSLDLVEQSGELRQRLRDNTRAFREGLKAAGLTVNGDDHPICPVMVGEAPLAVELATDLLKRGIYVVAFSYPVVPRGAARVRVQLSAAHEPAHVQQAVRAFADSARQVGIVKG from the exons ATGGCGCTCCGCTCGCAACTCCTGCGCAACT TCTTCAATGGGACCCCGACTCGTCGTTTCCACGAGCTGAAGGAAAAGGAGCGCGCAGGAGTGGCGACCCTTCGAGAAGTATTGGAGGACAGGCTGCGGGAGATCAAGCGAGCCAAGACATGGAAACACGAGAGAATCCTCACCTCGCCGCAGGATACCAAG GTTAAAGTGCAAGGTGTGGAAGGAGAGTTCCTCAATTTCTGCGCCAACAACTATTTAGGACTTTCC AATCATCCTGAAGTGGTCGAGGCCGCTAGGGAGGGTTTGAAGAAATATGGCGCAGGTCTCAGTTCCGTGCGATTCATTTGCGGCACTCAGACTATACACAAG GAACTAGAGAACCGTCTAGCTCAGTTCCACCAGCGCGAGGATGCGATCCTATACGGCTCGTGTTTCGACGCCAACGCCGGTCTCTTCGAGTCCATGCTGACGCCAGAGGACGCCGTGTTCTCCGACGCCCTCAACCATGCTTCCATCATTGATGGCATCAGACTGTGCAAGGCGCAGAAGTTCCGTTACCCACATAGAGACCTTAATG aattggAGCACCTGCTGGCGCACAGCGAGGCTCGCATCAAGCTGATCGTTACTGATGGCGTGTTCTCCATGGACGGCACCGTGGCCCCTATCCAGGGTCTGAGGGACCTCGCGGACAAGTACCGCGCCCTACTGGCTGTAGACGACAGTCATGCTACAGGGTTCTTTGGAGAAACTGGCCG AGGCACGGAAGAGTACTGCGGTCTCCTAGGCGCGGCGGACATTATATGTTCTACGCTGGGTAAGGCGGTaagcggcgcggcgggcggctaCACAACCGGCCCCAAGGAGCTTATCACCTTACTGAGGAACGTGTCGCGTCCGTACCTGTTCTCGAACGCCCCACCACCGCCAGTCGTTGCTGCCTCTTTGAAG TCGTTGGACCTGGTGGAGCAGAGCGGTGAGCTTCGCCAACGTCTCCGGGACAACACGCGAGCCTTCCGCGAAGGTTTGAAGGCGGCCGGACTCACTGTGAACGGGGATGACCACCCCATCTGCCCCGTCATGGTGGGAGAGGCACCCCTCGCTGTGGAACTGGCTACAGACTTGCTCA aGCGCGGTATCTACGTGGTAGCGTTCAGTTACCCGGTGGTCCCGCGCGGCGCGGCCCGCGTGCGCGTGCAGCTGTCGGCCGCGCACGAGCCCGCGCACGTGCAGCAGGCGGTGCGGGCCTTCGCGGACTCCGCCAGGCAGGTCGGCATCGTTAAAGGATAA
- the LOC113503985 gene encoding uncharacterized protein LOC113503985 isoform X2, whose amino-acid sequence MSAPSKVNKENFRLLDLSSDEESEDLQLEIIPSRKKKITRRERSRGAAPLAHEPNIGAEVQCALRWAVRGTLLLWLLMLTWICAALYDQVTTIRTDIGHVSRSSNSVDDALQVCHTAAKELRANASDLSARLAKLEQEHLELEKRVEAAAKELSGVSEQLSAAPKLADTPRRLAELQRTVATFGSQINGFDSTISSSHKQALAAVAGVDEVRTLLHQLEAKTNETIANVSANTKRDEDIRTDIVSLNNTLTAKVETLQNRIQEISKPVSTAAPTQPPVVTAASAPPATNVTTSSLTTAVPPGKPAVLQ is encoded by the exons ATGTCAGCGCCATCCAAAGTCAACAAGGAAAACTTTCGTCTTTTGGATCTGTCCAGTGACGAGGAGTCGGAAGACTTGCAGCTAGAAATAATTCCaagtagaaaaaagaaaattacaag aCGAGAACGAAGTAGAGGAGCAGCCCCTCTAGCTCACGAGCCTAACATAGGTGCAGAAGTGCAATGTGCTCTCCGTTGGGCAGTCAGAGGCACTCTACTTCTATGGCTGCTGATGCTCACATGGATATGTGCTGCACTCTATGACCAAGTCACCACTATAAGAACAGATATTGGCCATG TATCAAGAAGCAGCAACAGCGTCGACGACGCATTACAAGTGTGCCACACAGCGGCGAAGGAGCTGCGCGCCAACGCCAGCGACCTGAGCGCTCGCCTCGCGAAACTGGAACAGGAGCATTTGGAACTGGAGAAGAGGGTCGAGGCGGCCGCCAAGGAGCTGTCCGGGGTGTCGGAGCAACTGTCCGCCGCGCCCAAGCTCGCTGACACGCCGAGACGACTCGCCGAGTTGCAGAGGACAGTCGCCACGTTTGGCTCACAG ataaacggtttcgaCAGTACAATAAGTTCGAGCCACAAGCAGGCCTTAGCAGCGGTAGCCGGTGTCGACGAAGTACGGACACTGCTGCATCAGCTCGAAGCCAAAACCAACGAGACGATTGCGAACGTCTCGGCAAACACGAAGAGGGACGAGGACATACGAACCGATATCGTCAGCCTCAACAACACGCTCACGGCTAAAGTTGAAACGCTGCAGAACAGGATACAGGAAATTAGT AAGCCTGTAAGTACGGCGGCGCCGACGCAGCCGCCGGTGGTGACGGCGGCCAGCGCGCCTCCCGCCACCAACGTTACTACCAGCAGCCTCACCACTGCGGTACCGCCAG gTAAACCAGCTGTGCTGCAATGA
- the LOC113503985 gene encoding EF-hand calcium-binding domain-containing protein 14 isoform X1, translating into MESAVHAAVPLRVGKKMRKRRELDALVGGGGSRGGRLLSASSDEGEPWGRRAARRRRSRPFVRLAAALAFCVCVVSAATVLWLFVDVRRQIASLRVEMDRVSRSSNSVDDALQVCHTAAKELRANASDLSARLAKLEQEHLELEKRVEAAAKELSGVSEQLSAAPKLADTPRRLAELQRTVATFGSQINGFDSTISSSHKQALAAVAGVDEVRTLLHQLEAKTNETIANVSANTKRDEDIRTDIVSLNNTLTAKVETLQNRIQEISKPVSTAAPTQPPVVTAASAPPATNVTTSSLTTAVPPGKPAVLQ; encoded by the exons ATGGAGAGTGCGGTGCATGCGGCGGTGCCACTGCGGGTGGGCAAGAAGATGAGGAAGAGGCGGGAGCTTGACGCGCTGGTGGGCGGCGGGGGCTCGCGCGGCGGCCGGCTGCTGTCCGCGTCCAGCGACGAGGGCGAGCCTTGGGGccggcgcgccgcccgccgccgccgctcgcgccCCTTCGTGCGTCTGGCTGCAGCCCTAGCTTTCTGTGTCTGCGTCGTGTCAGCTGCCACCGTCCTCTGGCTCTTCGTTGACGTACGGCGACAGATTGCCTCACTACGAGTTGAAATGGATAGAG TATCAAGAAGCAGCAACAGCGTCGACGACGCATTACAAGTGTGCCACACAGCGGCGAAGGAGCTGCGCGCCAACGCCAGCGACCTGAGCGCTCGCCTCGCGAAACTGGAACAGGAGCATTTGGAACTGGAGAAGAGGGTCGAGGCGGCCGCCAAGGAGCTGTCCGGGGTGTCGGAGCAACTGTCCGCCGCGCCCAAGCTCGCTGACACGCCGAGACGACTCGCCGAGTTGCAGAGGACAGTCGCCACGTTTGGCTCACAG ataaacggtttcgaCAGTACAATAAGTTCGAGCCACAAGCAGGCCTTAGCAGCGGTAGCCGGTGTCGACGAAGTACGGACACTGCTGCATCAGCTCGAAGCCAAAACCAACGAGACGATTGCGAACGTCTCGGCAAACACGAAGAGGGACGAGGACATACGAACCGATATCGTCAGCCTCAACAACACGCTCACGGCTAAAGTTGAAACGCTGCAGAACAGGATACAGGAAATTAGT AAGCCTGTAAGTACGGCGGCGCCGACGCAGCCGCCGGTGGTGACGGCGGCCAGCGCGCCTCCCGCCACCAACGTTACTACCAGCAGCCTCACCACTGCGGTACCGCCAG gTAAACCAGCTGTGCTGCAATGA
- the LOC113503985 gene encoding EF-hand calcium-binding domain-containing protein 14 isoform X3: MESAVHAAVPLRVGKKMRKRRELDALVGGGGSRGGRLLSASSDEGEPWGRRAARRRRSRPFVRLAAALAFCVCVVSAATVLWLFVDVRRQIASLRVEMDRVSRSSNSVDDALQVCHTAAKELRANASDLSARLAKLEQEHLELEKRVEAAAKELSGVSEQLSAAPKLADTPRRLAELQRTVATFGSQINGFDSTISSSHKQALAAVAGVDEVRTLLHQLEAKTNETIANVSANTKRDEDIRTDIVSLNNTLTAKVETLQNRIQEISPVSTAAPTQPPVVTAASAPPATNVTTSSLTTAVPPGKPAVLQ, encoded by the exons ATGGAGAGTGCGGTGCATGCGGCGGTGCCACTGCGGGTGGGCAAGAAGATGAGGAAGAGGCGGGAGCTTGACGCGCTGGTGGGCGGCGGGGGCTCGCGCGGCGGCCGGCTGCTGTCCGCGTCCAGCGACGAGGGCGAGCCTTGGGGccggcgcgccgcccgccgccgccgctcgcgccCCTTCGTGCGTCTGGCTGCAGCCCTAGCTTTCTGTGTCTGCGTCGTGTCAGCTGCCACCGTCCTCTGGCTCTTCGTTGACGTACGGCGACAGATTGCCTCACTACGAGTTGAAATGGATAGAG TATCAAGAAGCAGCAACAGCGTCGACGACGCATTACAAGTGTGCCACACAGCGGCGAAGGAGCTGCGCGCCAACGCCAGCGACCTGAGCGCTCGCCTCGCGAAACTGGAACAGGAGCATTTGGAACTGGAGAAGAGGGTCGAGGCGGCCGCCAAGGAGCTGTCCGGGGTGTCGGAGCAACTGTCCGCCGCGCCCAAGCTCGCTGACACGCCGAGACGACTCGCCGAGTTGCAGAGGACAGTCGCCACGTTTGGCTCACAG ataaacggtttcgaCAGTACAATAAGTTCGAGCCACAAGCAGGCCTTAGCAGCGGTAGCCGGTGTCGACGAAGTACGGACACTGCTGCATCAGCTCGAAGCCAAAACCAACGAGACGATTGCGAACGTCTCGGCAAACACGAAGAGGGACGAGGACATACGAACCGATATCGTCAGCCTCAACAACACGCTCACGGCTAAAGTTGAAACGCTGCAGAACAGGATACAGGAAATTAGT CCTGTAAGTACGGCGGCGCCGACGCAGCCGCCGGTGGTGACGGCGGCCAGCGCGCCTCCCGCCACCAACGTTACTACCAGCAGCCTCACCACTGCGGTACCGCCAG gTAAACCAGCTGTGCTGCAATGA
- the LOC113504008 gene encoding GPI ethanolamine phosphate transferase 3 isoform X1, with the protein MKEKWNFILYLVWFSYLVLSAVLMFGHGFLLSRKTLSDVTECLPLDKFGCDGRENSTVRGSCKEEEKIQRIISVPGGSLACVPKQSRVVFLLVDALRYDFTEYDPRIEKPLPYQNRLPILHEILERRPERARLYRFMADPPTTTLQRVKALATGSLPTFIDASSNFAAMELQEDNIIDQVTKNKGHAVLLGDDTWARLLPKRWLRSHAMYSFHTWDLDTVDTEVDSKIFNELRKDDWNLLVAHYLGVDHAGHRYGPNHPEMTRKLDETNNRLRKVIDMLPPDVLLFVVGDHGMTETDSHDWNDSDGDHGGESKAERTAAFFAYRGAGLAGSGADALTGREVQQTDLAPTLSAALGRPPPAPSLGNLLLPVLPKSSRSHTLLHLTNNLKQITQYMIRYGEESQQVSLDRLAHLINSTREQLDKAASIETDEELDKYVADVRILVDNIRNVFREVWVEFDSLSMLRALLLLLLAIFFNWLITEGLPMERLPHVFASTFVPTGLIAMAVCIGVCYTAYYFEFLEDLEHAIILSTGLISAGITCVLVIMHWDGISQRWYEGRSQTYERFARAALVASAAVLVSNSYIIEEGAGLSFLSMSVLALMAWNIGTFRSLLLWIGCGAVLAGSRLYRGCREEQGDCWTAGAGVPTGQASRPALVLALGSVAGVVAISRRHVGWRGYGVVVAGLFVCSHWAVGWGSLGSPGRARLLARSAWLVLATMFALVWRREGRGATLPLMVCCLLLYVANTLVLGAAYAPSAALAIVVGFLALNLVSLLKNEGSSKFSLTTRCNSSVACMWALLACYQFYGTGHHATLGHVRWAPAFHAGDPNYLDIGPPITASLISLELFGTPFMFGAAVPLLALWGRNGAAAVGPRTQLAAVFSLCLKFMLCFAIRVFACAISATIHCRHLMIWGVFTPKLLFESGACAAALLGGVLGAALAAWHLPPQHRNS; encoded by the exons ATGAAAGAaaaatggaattttattttgtatcttgtTTGGTTTTCCTATTTGGTTCTGTCTGCGGTTCTCATGTTCGGACATGGATTTCTGTTATCCCGCAAAACTCTGAGTGATGTTACTGAATGCTTACCACTTGATAAATTCGGATGCGATGGACGGGAAAACTCTACTGTGCGTGGGAGTTGTAAAGAGGAGGAAAAGATTCAACGTATTATTTCGGTTCCCGGCGGTTCGCTAGCGTGTGTTCCGAAGCAGTCTAGAGTTGTGTTTTTGTTAGTGGATGCTTTGCGGTACGACTTTACTGAATATGATCCGCGTATCGAGAAGCCACTGCCGTATCAGAATCGGTTGCCGATCCTCCACGAGATCCTGGAGCGCAGGCCGGAGCGAGCGCGACTGTACCGGTTTATGGCGGACCCGCCGACCACCACACTGCAACGAGTGAAGGCTCTGGCTACTGGCTCGCTACCGACGTTCATCGATGCTAGCTCTAACTTTGCTGCCATGGAACTGCAGGAAGATAACATTATAGACCAG GTAACTAAGAACAAAGGGCATGCGGTACTCCTTGGTGATGACACATGGGCTCGGCTGTTGCCAAAGCGATGGTTACGATCTCATGCCATGTACTCCTTCCATACCTGGGACCTTGATACTGTTGACACAG AAGTAGATTCCAAGATATTCAATGAGTTGAGAAAAGACGATTGGAATCTACTAGTGGCTCACTACTTGGGAGTAGATCATGCAGGTCACAGATATGGCCCGAACCATCCGGAGATGACAAGGAAGCTGGATGAGACCAATAATAGACTGAGGAAGGTTATTGATATGCTGCCACCTGATGTGTTGCTGTTTGTGGTTGGAGATCACGGCATGACTGAGACAG ACTCACATGATTGGAACGACTCGGATG GTGATCATGGGGGAGAGAGTAAGGCTGAGCGTACGGCGGCTTTCTTCGCGTACCGCGGCGCGGGGCTGGCAGGTTCCGGGGCCGACGCGCTCACCGGGCGGGAGGTGCAGCAGACCGACCTGGCGCCAACCCTCAGCGCGGCGCTCGGCaggccgccgcccgcgccctctCTAGGCAACCTGCTTCTACCTGTGCTACCGAAGTCCAGTAGAAGTCATACACTGTTACATTTGACTAATAATTTGAAACAG ATAACACAATACATGATTCGCTACGGCGAGGAATCCCAACAAGTGTCGCTCGACAGACTTGCGCATCTTATCAACTCCACAAGGGAACAATTAGATAAAGCGGCCAGCATTGAGACTGATGAAGAGCTCGACAAATACGTTGCAGATGTTAG gatcCTTGTCGACAACATTCGAAATGTTTTCCGCGAAGTCTGGGTCGAATTTGATTCGCTCTCTATGCTTCGAGCCCTTCTGCTTCTCCTCCTTGCAATATTCTTCAATTGGTTGATAACAGAAGGTTTACCAATGGAGAGACTTCCTCATGTGTTCGCAAGCACTTTTGTCCCGACTGGACTTATCGCCATGGCTGTTTGTATCGGCGTGTGCTATACCGCATACTATTTCGAATTTTTGGAGGATCTCGAGCACGCTATAATTTTGAGTACTGGTTTGATATCAGCCGGTATAACGTGCGTGCTAGTGATCATGCATTGGGACGGTATTTCTCAGAGGTGGTACGAAGGTCGGTCTCAGACATATGAGCGTTTTGCGCGCGCGGCTCTGGTAGCCTCCGCGGCCGTTTTGGTATCAAACAGTTACATCATAGAAGAGGGAGCTGGCCTCTCGTTTTTATCTATGAGTGTATTAGCTCTGATGGCATGGAACATCGGTACATTCAGATCGTTGTTACTTTGGATTGGTTGTGGAGCGGTTCTGGCAGGATCTAGGTTGTATCGGGGTTGTAGGGAGGAGCAAGGGGATTGTTGGACAGCGGGGGCCGGTGTGCCGACAGGGCAAGCTTCGCGGCCCGCGCTAGTACTCGCACTGGGTTCAGTAGCCGGCGTCGTGGCTATATCTAGGAGACATGTAGGATGGCGCGGGTACGGCGTGGTAGTTGCAGGGCTGTTTGTTTGCTCACACTGGGCTGTTGGCTGGGGTTCACTAGGCTCCCCCGGTCGGGCTCGTCTGCTCGCGCGCAGTGCTTGGCTAGTCTTAGCGACAATGTTTGCTCTAGTATGGCGGCGAGAAGGTCGCGGTGCAACCTTACCCTTGATGGTGTGTTGCCTTCTGCTCTACGTAGCTAACACTCTCGTTCTCGGTGCTGCCTACGCTCCGTCGGCTGCCTTAGCGATTGTTGTAGGATTTCTAGCTCTCAATCTAGTCTCGTTACTCAAAAATGAGGGTTCTTCAAAGTTTT CCTTGACAACTCGTTGCAACTCGAGCGTGGCTTGCATGTGGGCACTGTTAGCGTGCTACCAGTTCTACGGCACGGGCCACCACGCTACGCTGGGCCACGTGCGCTGGGCGCCCGCCTTCCACGCGGGAGACCCTAATTATCTGGATATTGGACCCCCTATAACCGCCTCGCTGATCTCCCTTGAACTGTTCG GTACGCCGTTCATGTTCGGCGCAGCGGTGCCGCTACTGGCGCTGTGGGGTCGTAACGGCGCGGCCGCGGTGGGCCCGCGCACGCAGCTTGCTGCTGTCTTCTCGCTATGCCTCAAGTTTATGCTGTGCTTCGCTATCAGG
- the LOC113504008 gene encoding GPI ethanolamine phosphate transferase 3 isoform X2 codes for MKEKWNFILYLVWFSYLVLSAVLMFGHGFLLSRKTLSDVTECLPLDKFGCDGRENSTVRGSCKEEEKIQRIISVPGGSLACVPKQSRVVFLLVDALRYDFTEYDPRIEKPLPYQNRLPILHEILERRPERARLYRFMADPPTTTLQRVKALATGSLPTFIDASSNFAAMELQEDNIIDQVTKNKGHAVLLGDDTWARLLPKRWLRSHAMYSFHTWDLDTVDTEVDSKIFNELRKDDWNLLVAHYLGVDHAGHRYGPNHPEMTRKLDETNNRLRKVIDMLPPDVLLFVVGDHGMTETGDHGGESKAERTAAFFAYRGAGLAGSGADALTGREVQQTDLAPTLSAALGRPPPAPSLGNLLLPVLPKSSRSHTLLHLTNNLKQITQYMIRYGEESQQVSLDRLAHLINSTREQLDKAASIETDEELDKYVADVRILVDNIRNVFREVWVEFDSLSMLRALLLLLLAIFFNWLITEGLPMERLPHVFASTFVPTGLIAMAVCIGVCYTAYYFEFLEDLEHAIILSTGLISAGITCVLVIMHWDGISQRWYEGRSQTYERFARAALVASAAVLVSNSYIIEEGAGLSFLSMSVLALMAWNIGTFRSLLLWIGCGAVLAGSRLYRGCREEQGDCWTAGAGVPTGQASRPALVLALGSVAGVVAISRRHVGWRGYGVVVAGLFVCSHWAVGWGSLGSPGRARLLARSAWLVLATMFALVWRREGRGATLPLMVCCLLLYVANTLVLGAAYAPSAALAIVVGFLALNLVSLLKNEGSSKFSLTTRCNSSVACMWALLACYQFYGTGHHATLGHVRWAPAFHAGDPNYLDIGPPITASLISLELFGTPFMFGAAVPLLALWGRNGAAAVGPRTQLAAVFSLCLKFMLCFAIRVFACAISATIHCRHLMIWGVFTPKLLFESGACAAALLGGVLGAALAAWHLPPQHRNS; via the exons ATGAAAGAaaaatggaattttattttgtatcttgtTTGGTTTTCCTATTTGGTTCTGTCTGCGGTTCTCATGTTCGGACATGGATTTCTGTTATCCCGCAAAACTCTGAGTGATGTTACTGAATGCTTACCACTTGATAAATTCGGATGCGATGGACGGGAAAACTCTACTGTGCGTGGGAGTTGTAAAGAGGAGGAAAAGATTCAACGTATTATTTCGGTTCCCGGCGGTTCGCTAGCGTGTGTTCCGAAGCAGTCTAGAGTTGTGTTTTTGTTAGTGGATGCTTTGCGGTACGACTTTACTGAATATGATCCGCGTATCGAGAAGCCACTGCCGTATCAGAATCGGTTGCCGATCCTCCACGAGATCCTGGAGCGCAGGCCGGAGCGAGCGCGACTGTACCGGTTTATGGCGGACCCGCCGACCACCACACTGCAACGAGTGAAGGCTCTGGCTACTGGCTCGCTACCGACGTTCATCGATGCTAGCTCTAACTTTGCTGCCATGGAACTGCAGGAAGATAACATTATAGACCAG GTAACTAAGAACAAAGGGCATGCGGTACTCCTTGGTGATGACACATGGGCTCGGCTGTTGCCAAAGCGATGGTTACGATCTCATGCCATGTACTCCTTCCATACCTGGGACCTTGATACTGTTGACACAG AAGTAGATTCCAAGATATTCAATGAGTTGAGAAAAGACGATTGGAATCTACTAGTGGCTCACTACTTGGGAGTAGATCATGCAGGTCACAGATATGGCCCGAACCATCCGGAGATGACAAGGAAGCTGGATGAGACCAATAATAGACTGAGGAAGGTTATTGATATGCTGCCACCTGATGTGTTGCTGTTTGTGGTTGGAGATCACGGCATGACTGAGACAG GTGATCATGGGGGAGAGAGTAAGGCTGAGCGTACGGCGGCTTTCTTCGCGTACCGCGGCGCGGGGCTGGCAGGTTCCGGGGCCGACGCGCTCACCGGGCGGGAGGTGCAGCAGACCGACCTGGCGCCAACCCTCAGCGCGGCGCTCGGCaggccgccgcccgcgccctctCTAGGCAACCTGCTTCTACCTGTGCTACCGAAGTCCAGTAGAAGTCATACACTGTTACATTTGACTAATAATTTGAAACAG ATAACACAATACATGATTCGCTACGGCGAGGAATCCCAACAAGTGTCGCTCGACAGACTTGCGCATCTTATCAACTCCACAAGGGAACAATTAGATAAAGCGGCCAGCATTGAGACTGATGAAGAGCTCGACAAATACGTTGCAGATGTTAG gatcCTTGTCGACAACATTCGAAATGTTTTCCGCGAAGTCTGGGTCGAATTTGATTCGCTCTCTATGCTTCGAGCCCTTCTGCTTCTCCTCCTTGCAATATTCTTCAATTGGTTGATAACAGAAGGTTTACCAATGGAGAGACTTCCTCATGTGTTCGCAAGCACTTTTGTCCCGACTGGACTTATCGCCATGGCTGTTTGTATCGGCGTGTGCTATACCGCATACTATTTCGAATTTTTGGAGGATCTCGAGCACGCTATAATTTTGAGTACTGGTTTGATATCAGCCGGTATAACGTGCGTGCTAGTGATCATGCATTGGGACGGTATTTCTCAGAGGTGGTACGAAGGTCGGTCTCAGACATATGAGCGTTTTGCGCGCGCGGCTCTGGTAGCCTCCGCGGCCGTTTTGGTATCAAACAGTTACATCATAGAAGAGGGAGCTGGCCTCTCGTTTTTATCTATGAGTGTATTAGCTCTGATGGCATGGAACATCGGTACATTCAGATCGTTGTTACTTTGGATTGGTTGTGGAGCGGTTCTGGCAGGATCTAGGTTGTATCGGGGTTGTAGGGAGGAGCAAGGGGATTGTTGGACAGCGGGGGCCGGTGTGCCGACAGGGCAAGCTTCGCGGCCCGCGCTAGTACTCGCACTGGGTTCAGTAGCCGGCGTCGTGGCTATATCTAGGAGACATGTAGGATGGCGCGGGTACGGCGTGGTAGTTGCAGGGCTGTTTGTTTGCTCACACTGGGCTGTTGGCTGGGGTTCACTAGGCTCCCCCGGTCGGGCTCGTCTGCTCGCGCGCAGTGCTTGGCTAGTCTTAGCGACAATGTTTGCTCTAGTATGGCGGCGAGAAGGTCGCGGTGCAACCTTACCCTTGATGGTGTGTTGCCTTCTGCTCTACGTAGCTAACACTCTCGTTCTCGGTGCTGCCTACGCTCCGTCGGCTGCCTTAGCGATTGTTGTAGGATTTCTAGCTCTCAATCTAGTCTCGTTACTCAAAAATGAGGGTTCTTCAAAGTTTT CCTTGACAACTCGTTGCAACTCGAGCGTGGCTTGCATGTGGGCACTGTTAGCGTGCTACCAGTTCTACGGCACGGGCCACCACGCTACGCTGGGCCACGTGCGCTGGGCGCCCGCCTTCCACGCGGGAGACCCTAATTATCTGGATATTGGACCCCCTATAACCGCCTCGCTGATCTCCCTTGAACTGTTCG GTACGCCGTTCATGTTCGGCGCAGCGGTGCCGCTACTGGCGCTGTGGGGTCGTAACGGCGCGGCCGCGGTGGGCCCGCGCACGCAGCTTGCTGCTGTCTTCTCGCTATGCCTCAAGTTTATGCTGTGCTTCGCTATCAGG